A single genomic interval of Musa acuminata AAA Group cultivar baxijiao chromosome BXJ3-4, Cavendish_Baxijiao_AAA, whole genome shotgun sequence harbors:
- the LOC135637311 gene encoding uncharacterized protein At5g19025-like, translating into MVDCRSLIEFCRTFEQHRHMGNTQASSDHRSGQSRRKSKSLNPPSHPLCELTPFAAIDIVMLLLVLGALAGLTVPDIKLIFREAYDLLPAAIDVMGDVLYDAPIAYAAGLVFMFVTVVAAWEFFNYQMRKCGNPYCKGLRKAVDFDIQLETEACVRCLPPLPTGAFGTRPLNLGRDQKELEAELKKMAPPNGRTVLIFRSPCGCPAGRMEVWGPKKARRTKK; encoded by the coding sequence ATGGTGGATTGCCGGAGCTTGATCGAGTTCTGCAGGACCTTCGAGCAGCACCGGCACATGGGCAACACCCAGGCGTCTTCCGATCACCGGAGTGGTCAGTCGAGGAGAAAGAGCAAGTCTTTGAACCCCCCGTCCCACCCCTTGTGCGAGCTCACCCCTTTTGCCGCCATCGACATCGTGATGCTGCTCTTGGTCCTCGGAGCGCTCGCCGGTCTCACAGTCCCCGACATCAAGTTGATCTTCCGGGAAGCGTATGACCTCCTGCCGGCCGCGATCGACGTCATGGGCGATGTCCTCTACGACGCCCCCATCGCTTATGCCGCCGGATTGGTTTTCATGTTCGTCACCGTGGTCGCCGCCTGGGAGTTCTTCAATTACCAGATGAGGAAGTGCGGCAATCCCTACTGCAAGGGTCTACGTAAAGCCGTGGACTTTGATATCCAGCTCGAGACAGAGGCGTGCGTCAGGTGCTTGCCGCCGCTGCCAACGGGCGCATTTGGGACGCGCCCCTTGAACTTGGGACGGGATCAAAAGGAACTCGAGGCTGAGCTAAAGAAGATGGCACCCCCCAACGGACGCACAGTCCTCATCTTTCGCTCTCCTTGCGGGTGCCCGGCAGGAAGAATGGAGGTTTGGGGGCCAAAGAAAGCGCGTAGGACCAAGAAGTAG